CTTGGAaatatttcattattggataaaaaaactttccagttttaagcgcaatattttgtcacgaaaagatgctcgactatgcatataattgacagctttggaaagaaaacactctgacgtttccaaaactgcaaagatattgtctgtgagtgccacagaactgatgctacaggcgaaaccaagatgaaatttcaaacaggaagtgccccagattttgaaggcgctgtgttccaatgactccttatatggctatgcatgggccacgaatgagcttagactttctgtcgtttccccatagtgtcgacagcattgtgacgtatttgtaggcatatcattggaagattgaccataagagactacctttaccaggtggtcgcttggtgtcctccgtcgcaattattgcgtaaatctccagcttcagtactTTTCCGTTTGCTactgaggagaaacccaactgccacgaatgatttatcatcgaatagatatgtgaaaaacaccttgaggattgattctaaacaacgtttgccatgtttctgtcgatattatggagttaatttggaaaaaagttaggcgttgtaagtgactgcattttcgggtttttttcttagccaaacatgatgaacaaaacggagcgatttctcctacacaaataatatttttggaaaaattgaacatttgctatctaactgagtctcctcattgaaaacatccgaaatTCTTCAagggtaaattattttatttgaatgcttttcttgtttttgtgaaaatgttgcctgctgaatgctaggcttaatgctatgctaggctatcaatactcttacacaaatgcttgtgtagctatggttgaaatctgagatgacagtgttgttaacaaaaggctaagcttgtgagtgaatatatttctttcatttcatttgcgattttcatgaatagttaacgttgcgttatggtaatgagcttgaggctatgattacgctcccggatacgggtttgctcgacgctagaggttaaacaaatcaaaatatatttgagattcttcaaagtagcaaccctttgccttgatgacagctttgcacactcttggcattctcacaaccagcttcacctggaatgcttttccaacagtcttgaaggagttcccatatatgctgagcacttgttggctgcttttccttcactctgcagtccaactcatcccaaaccctctcaattgggttgaggtcgggtgaatgtagaggccaggtaatctgatgcagcactccatcactctccttcttggtcaaatagcctcctcctccatgcttcacggtgggaacaacacatgcagagatcatccgctcACTTActccacgtctcacaaagacacagcggttggaacccgaaatctcaaatttggactgatcagccagatttccaccggtctaatgtccattgcttgtgtttcttggcccaagcaagtctcttcttattattggtgtcgtttagtagtggtttctttgcagcaattcaaccatgaaggtctgattcaacagtctcctctgaacagctggtgttgagatgtgtctgttacttgaactctgtgaagcatttatttgggctgcaatttctgaggctggtaactctaatgaacttatcctctgcagcagagataacgctgggtcttcctttcctgtggcggtcctcacgaaagccagtttcatcatagcgcttgatggtttttacgactgcacttgaataaacttttctggattgactgaccttcatgtcttaaagtaatgatggactgtcgtttcgctttgcttatttgagctgttcttgccataatatggacttggtttttaccaaataggactattctgtattccacccctaccttgtcagaacacaactgattggctcaaacgcattaagaaggatagaaattccacaaatgaacttttaacaaggcacacctgttaatttaaatgcattccaggtgactacctcatgaagctggttgagagaatgccaagcgtgtgcaaagctgtcatcaaggaaaagggtggctactttgaagaatctcaaatataaaatatatttcgatttgtttaacacttgtttggttactacatgattccatatgtgttatttcatagttttgatgtcttcactattattctacaatgtcgaaaatagtaaaaataaagaaaaatcatgaatgagtaggtgtccaaacttttgactggtactgtacgtactgtacatacacacaggaacgcacacccaccaacacaccaACCCACACCCCCACCTTCTGTGTGTCCAGTATCTTCCGACGCAGGCCCTGCAGAATGCCGTGGAAGTCGGTGTGAGTGGGCTGCTTGCGGTCGGTGCGTGCCTGGGCCTCACTGCGCATCACGATAGTCTCCCTGCGAGCCaccactccctccatctccctcagtAGGCGCTCCTGCTGCTTCATCAGCTGACCGTATCGCACCTGTAGGGACACACCCACATTGATACTTGATTCTTACTCCCAGCACACAGCGTTGATTCATTACCCAGTGAAATCATTGGAGGGGGTGAAACAGGTGCATGAGTATATGAGGTGTCCTACCTATTCCACATTTAGCGCGCTAAGGaatcaaatcaaacatgatttgcATAGTACATTTCGTACAAGGCAGCAACACAATGTTGTCGTTTTCTATATGCAGATACAGTGTATCGACCTACAGTAGGAGGGACTAAGTGAAAGATTGTGTGATGTGAGAGTTGCTCTTGGTTTCTCCAGTGTGTGTGATGTTACCTCCATCCGATGGATCTCAGCCCTCATGGTGCGGATGTCTCCCTGGCCCACCTCAGAGTCCACAGCCGACCTGGTCTCTCTCACCAGCTGGGTCTTCTTCTCCCACAGCATGATCTGACGCCTGAAAACACATATGCACGCACGCAAATAAACATCAACAAATGTATTTtctaaagcccttttttacatgATGTCTGCAAAGTGCGCCGCAGAAACCCGGCCTAAAACCCCAAGCAGCAAGCGACGCAGATGTGGAAGCGCCGATGAActcaacaaaaacacacacccatataacacaaacacgtgaaacacacacacacgtacactcgCATGAGgacaagacacagacagacagatagacggaGGCTCATGTTTCTAGGCGGACCACTTTGCTACTGTTTGACTCACTCTGACTCcaccagactgttgaacagcctgTCCTTCTCCTCCTGGATCCTCTCTAGCTTCATCTGCGTCTCAATGGAGTTTCTCTCCGCCTCCTAAACACACGACGTCACAGGAGTACACGGTTATACATGAGGTACAATGGTGCGGAGGCATTTCTATACGTTTCTATTTCTATACGCATTTCTATACATCTATTTACAgtctgagtaggtgtgtctagcATACTGCCCTTTGATTTGGGTAAAAAGGCCTTTGATCGGTTGTAACGGCCAGGTATATCTGATTAACGCGCGGTATTTCGTTTCCTGACACAAGAACAAGCTTGTTGATCAACATCGATCGTGGTGCATCAGGAATTGCTGTCCGTCTAGACAGAAAAATACTTTGTAAGTCAgattttgtagtaaaaaaaacaaacaacgtAGTTACTGCGTTTTGCTTTTGTGGGTCAATATAGAATGCAGTGGTTCAGGACTGAAACTGACATTTTTATACGTGTGTGTATTTGGCTGAGGGACTGATGAACACCAGAAATAGCCCCCACCGTGAACACCAGTCTGACCTTGAGTCTGTGCAGGAAGTCAGTCTCCATGACGACGTTGCCCTGCTCCAGGACCTGGTGGAGATGCCTGTTCTCACTCAGCAGGGAGTTGAGCTTCAACATGTCCGCCATCAGCTCCTTCATGTGTCTCTCCAGCTCGGCCTGCTCCCGTTGCTCCTGTTGTATCTCACCTGGACGGGAGGCAGCGGAGAGGTGGGGAGTCCATGGGTTAGCGTGTGTTTTGTTAGGGTAGGGTCACAAAGACCCCAAAAATGGTGAAGTGTCTGGAATCTTGTTTCAGACCGGGAGTGTTTGAGATTGCTCAGTGGGTTCACAATGCCTGGAGGAGAAGGATACATGTACTGTTTGTATAGTGGGGCTATATGGTAGCTGTATTCTATGCTCATCATTTGTCAAATGTTATTTTATGCTGTAGTGTTTTGTAAGCCCATGGGGGCTGGGTACCGGTAGGTGTATGACACTAGTGTCCGTAGTGTGAGCAGGGCGGTGCTCCGGGCCACTTTCTCCATGGTCAGTGAGTGTGCGCGCCCGTGTGTGTTACCGTACTCTCGGTGCGGACTTTCCTCTGCTGTAGGATGGTGAATTGGGTCTGCAGTGTGAGCAGGGCGGCGCTCCGGGCCTGTTTCTCCTGGGTCAGTCTCACCAGTTCCCCCTGCTGCCGCAGCcagagctgctgctgctccttgatctctcctcccaccccctccAGCTGCTTGGTCAGAGTACTGGCCTGGATCTCCAATGGGCCCAGGTCTTCGTGCTGTTGACGTACGTAGGGACGCGATCAAGACAACATAGAAAGTCAGGAAAATGTgcatttttttcccccaaagCTGAAACATTTCAAATCCATTCTGGCTCCGGTCTTATTGTAGAGGATGGTgctaccatagaaatagaataccATTCTAGATCTGTAGGTGACACCTATTTTAGATTCAGTACCTATAGTCCTTTATTCTAAGGGAAATAAACCCAGACTATTCAGTTGGTTACTGGTCGGTGCTTGGTTGTAAGTTAACTCTCACCCCAGTGCTGGCGACGAGCTGCTCAATCTTCTTGTTGTAAACgttgatggtggcctgcttgCGCTCAATGACGGTGACGCGCTTGGTGATCCTGGCCTCGCTGGCGCCGAGCAGTTCGTTGCGGCGGCTCATCTCCGTCTCCAGCGAGGCGAGGGTGCGGGCCAGACCCTCCAGGCGCAGGGTGAGGTCACTGCTCTCCAGCGTCACCGCCGCCATTTCGTTCTCCAGCCGGGACAGCTGGgtctcctggagagagagagacgcacacacagagtTTGGTTTGAACACAGTGATACATTGCGCTAGCAAAGTTTCATATGTAGCATTGTGGTTGGTGTGGTTTTCAATGGACCCTTTCTTTGTCTACACAGGTCATTGAAAAACAAGATATTAAATAACAACCAGATGTAACTCCTTCTGTACTGTAATTCTACAAAGTCTCCCATTCCTAACACATCTCCACAATATGATTGACAATACACCGCTAAATAGTTTTTGTAATATTGTGAATTACTTGAAAACTCCCGGAATAAACTTATGTGAGCCCcacctttaaaaaaacaaattaactaggcaagtcaggtaagaagaaattcttatttacaatgacggcctaccccggccaaacactcccctaacctggacgacgctgggccaattgtgcaccgacctatgggactcccggtcacggccggttgtgatacagcccaggatcgaacccgggtctgtatgcagtgcctcagaccgccgtcgatgcagtgccttagaccgctgcgccactcaggataaCCCCAAAAAATATGGCGACCGACCCCGCTCACCTTCTCCCTCTTGTGGGCGGCCATCTTGTCGGTGAGGCGTCGGGAGTACTTGGTGGCCTTGTCGTGGGTGAGATGCTCCTGCATCTTGGACATGATGCGGTCCTCCAGCTCGATGCGCCGCACCCACTCCTTCTCCGTCTGCTTCCTCAGGGAGGACACCTCCACCTGGCGCACCCCACACtcctggagagaggggaggagagaggggagggggggagaagagagatggggagacgggagggagggggacagaggttAGAAGGGTTTCATCGTATTATCGTCCACTTACACGAGTCACGACAACGACAATACATTCCAGTCACTTCACATTGAGCGGATATTGCATTCAGAGGAGCCTGCATAGGGAAAGGACTATAGATACACAAATCAACTGCGGACTTGAGAAAAAAATAGAAGAAGCAAACCACAATAAACGCAAGTCTTTTGACTTCATTGAGTGTTTACCCTCGGTTAAAGCAACCTATATGCGTTACAAATGTGTCAAATAAAACCAATCCATTCACTCACCGTGTTGACGCGTTGCAGCGTCTGCTCGGTCTCCTGCAGCGTCCTCATGTAGATGCTGTACTGGACCTGCAGCGCCTCCTGCTGGCTGTGGCTGTGGGAGATCAGCTTCCTGGAGGTGGCGCTGTCCAGCTGGGTCCGGTTCAGTAGTACTGTCAGCAGCTCATTGCGCTCCCCCTCCTGCGTGATGGACTTCTTGAAGCCCTCGATCTCGGTGTCTAGAGAGCGGACCTGGTGGGTGGCCGCGCTGCattgaggcagggagagagattgacagaCGTGTGCACGGTGGCATCCCACAGGTGTACAGCATGTCCAGTCTCAAGGAGAAACGTTTGACCAGAGCAGACCAACAGGACTGATGCACGGCAAATACAAATTGTATTGTAAATAGACATTGGACAGTGGCCAATGTACATCTtggcaaaagtagtgcattatatagggaatagggttgccATTTTAAGTCTATCCAGTGTGTATTCTCTTCCACCGTGGTGTTGGCCTCGTCTCGTCATACCCGCCAGGCTGCTGTTCTACACTgtgtggtgaggtgtgtgtgtgcgcgtcacAGGCGGCTGGTGgtatcttaattggggaggacgggctcatagtaatggctgaaaCGGTATAAATGGAATGGTAACCAACACATCAACAGACGGTTCCCATGTGTTTGAgaacattccattcactccattccagccattactatgagcccgtcctcccctcagcagcctcctgtgatgtgtGTAGACTCTAGGCGTTTACGTGGCCTCACCGTACAGCCTCCAGCATGGCGGTGTAGGCGTCGTCTCGTCTCCTCATGCCCACCAGGCTGCTGTTCCACTGCTGCAGCAGCTGCTTCCTCTCCATCCCCAAAGAGTCCATCTCCATCTGGGCCTGTATCGAGAGACACACAGTCAAAAGGCACACCGTTCACCACCATTCCCCATTCCTTCTGTGTGTACAGCTTTTGTCTCAGCCTAAGCAGTAACACATTTATTATTGATTGGCTGGATCAAAAGCCTGTACCCAACCGGGAGTGGACAGTAGTGTACCTCAGAGAGGGCCTCCTTGGCTGCCTGGGTCTCCTCAGACTGGGCGATGGTCTGTACTTTATACAGAGCTATCTGCTCCGTCAGCCGCTCCATGTGTTTGGTCAACCGCTCCACATACAagtcctgagagagaggggggggggtagagagagaggggggatagagagagggggggggtagagagagagatagggggggtagagagagagaggggggtagagagagagaggggggggtagagagagagaggggggggggtagagagagggggggggtagagagagagaaggtcatATAAGGAATCACCTGTAATACACTGCAAGAGAAGATTTAGCCACAGTAATAAGAATTATTTTAAATTCTATTTCTAGACCCTTAGCATCTGGTCCAGGACCAGTTTTGCGGTTTGGCTCAGAACGGTTAACATTAGAACTAACATGCCAATCAGCTGATCTTGAATCAGTTGTAAAAGAAGGAAGGCGTGTGTCCTGAcctgtttgtgtttctgctcCTCTGCCTGGGTCTTCTCGGAGTAGGCCTTGCGCGAGGCGTTCTTCATGGCCGTGATGTCAGAGCGCAGGTCGGCGTTAACCTCCTGCATGTAGAACAGACGCAGTGCCAGGTTCTCTACCTCACTCTGCAGCTGGGACACTGAGGAAGGAGGTGATAGACATAGTTAGggacaggagtttttcctgactgtCACCTGACCAGGAAAACCTTTATATCGTTATGGACTATTATAACTAGGCTAGGGTCCTGATTTTTTTTCCTTGATTAGGTCAAGAAAAACTCCTGTCCCAAGCCAtagtacagatataggatcttaatttgacctatattgtcacagcaaaataagcGCATActgttgcttgatcggtggttaagctattagctggccaaaagtaggttacctgaaaagtgcaatactgttagtATGGGtcttcagtgaatttatgtaaatcagaAAGCTTATCTGCGCAGACAACaaaagtgatcaaatgaagatcctacaacTGTAGCAAGGTGACAACACCCTACGTTTACAGAAACGTGTGCTTTATGACAGTTGATGAGTCAATGTCTCTTGAGCAGTTGTTTAGTATTCATACAATCCTTGTATAGTGTCTGTCCCTATCAAGTCAGTGAGTGGTCTCAGCACAGAATGAAAAAAGACATACTAACTGTGTATCTTTATGGGTCTCACCGTGTGACCTCTGCTTGCCGGCCTGGATGGCTGTGGTGCGGTACTGGCTTCGGACCCCCTCCAGCTGATCCTGGGCCTGTCTGCGCTGGGCGGCCACCTGCGCGTTGGTCTCGTGACGGCCCTCCAGACAGGCCTGGAGTCTGGCCAGCTCCTGCTGTACGCCGTACAGCTCCACACCCAGCTCCTCTCGGTGGTCGCTCTCAGACCTCTCTATGGCCATctagggagatggatggaggaggggagggaaagagagcatAGGTTGGGGTCAGAATTGCACAGGGCAAATGCATTAGAAACGTACTGCAAGGCCTGTggatgtctttaaaaaaaattttttagaaCAATAGTGATTAATCCTTGTAAATCAATTGTTGCCGCTCATTTCTAGTTGCAGATTAGTTTATTCTGTGTTTTGAAAAACGAAAGCACAGGGTCACGGTGAGATTGAGCCAAAACAAGTCAATGGCGCCCTCTCCTGGGAAAAGAGTGACTATAAATGGCATGAATCGTACTCTATGCATACTGTAAAGTGGATGTCCATGTTGATTTGATTGTGGCCCATTGTAAAGGACGAAGAGACTTTGCCTCAGAAGAAGAGAGCTACTGCACCTTCTCGCGCAACTCCATGTTGAGTCTCTCCAGTTGCTTGTGGAGGTGGTTCCTCAGTGCAGTCTGGAACCTTCTCATCAGCGGCTGCAGGCAGATGGGAGAAAGCACAGTAAGACGTTCATCTGATAAGCATGACGGGGCTTAAACCTTAAGGTATTTAAAACCACGTTAGCAGTGATGTTAAGCGGGGAAACTGCTTTTACGTGTTCAGGGTCCAGCACGATGAGCTCATCTTCCTCATCGCCCTCATCCGCCGCCCTGCGTAACCCGTCCGCATCGCTGTCGGAGATGGGGACTGAGAGGTGCAACGAGGGGTGAGGCGGCAAGGGCATCCTTCCGTTATCTGGCACcccaaaaaaaacaatgtttcatGATCACTCCTCAACAGATACCGCGCTTGGCAAGTCACAGTGCTCGAGTCAGTTGCAAAAATTGATAGAAATCAGTTAAAAATGTCCACCATTCTTCTATCCCTCCCTTTTATTGAAACCCAGCTGACCTGAGTTGCTGGCGGGGTTGAAGGCTGCGCCTGTACCACTGTTTCCTGACTGTGACACTGGGTAACCAGCCCTCGCTTCGGCCTGCTCCCTGTCTGACTGCTCTGCTGATCCACCCTGCatggaggacagacaggaggacacTCAGGAAGTCACTTTTTGATCCATAAAGTTACAATACAAATAATAAAGGGTTATATTTAATTATGTGCATTGGAACACTGCCTAAATCATGTCTAAATCGTCTTTTGGGAATAAGTTCATGATTTTGAATGACAACAAATAAAATGCAGATGACACAATATCATGAGTCACAAATCCTAACTTGAGAAACGtgtgaaaaaaaaacatatcatATACTGTAGAGTAGTATCTTTCACAAACCTCCTGCCCAGGTAGTACAGTAACCCCAGAGTCCTCTGCTGCCTCGCCAGCACCACCTGGCTGTTCAACGTACTTCCCCTCCTCCTGTGGCGgggttcccttcctctcctcttctcctcctccctcacttcctccaCCCTCCATTGGACTCGGTGGGAACCAAGATGGTTGACTCTGTCAGCACTACAAGAAGGTTGCCTTTGTGACAGCAACATTGGATTTCATTGCAGTCatgttggcaggtagcctagcggttaagagctttggtgccagtaaccgaaaggttgctggtttgaatccccaagccgactaggtgaaaaatcagtgtatgtgcccttgagcaaggcacttaaaccctaattgttcctgtaagtcgctctggataagagtgtctgctaaataatgtCACCTGCTCTTACCTGCTTCTTGAGTTAAGGAGTTATCTCTTCAGAACTGAAAGAAAGGTCAGAGAATGAAAATAATGTTTTGAAGCAAAAATGCACATTTAAAAGTTGGCTGACAAAGCCTCCTGTCATCACCTGGGAAAACATGACAGAGGAGACACAAATATTTAAATATTCACTAACGTTATGAAATTGACGACAATCATTCATTAGGCCCTCATACTGTACATTTGCTTAAAAATGAAATAAGACAGATACCTACCTATATGATGGCTATGCCTACTACGCGCATAATGTTTCCCGTGGAACGCTGCTATCCACTTGCCTTAAAGTTAGCGTGCTTATTCGTTAATACGCTATtaacgctaacgttagctagattaCCTAACAGCTTAAAATACCAGAATGTTTTAACTGTTCTCGAAATTCACAAGTTACTCAACCTTACGGCTGCTTTATCACCTCTTCAGCAACAACAAATAATCCTGCAGCTCGTAGTACAAAATTGAATTTGCAAACTAAAAACAGCTAGACTCACTTCTGTTTGTCTGCCGGCAAGGCGTTGCTAGGAAACGATTAACTTCCGTGAAGGGATAAGGGGTAGAGCCTAGTCATTGGATAGTGCCGCCCCTGATGAATATTGAAATTTGTGGACTATTCAAGCTTTGAGGTGCATGTATTATCATAAATGGAATTTTAACATTTTAAATATTGATGCATGGCATGCGAGTGTGGCAATTTAAATAACTTCAGtctatgacaacaaaaaaaatggtttattaaaaaaaaatctttatttcAATCAAGAGCAAATAATTACAAAGCAAGTAGATCTTTTTTTATCATTTGTACCACAATAGCATTGCAATTCAGTCATACAAAATCGATAACAGAAAATAACAAGGCCTGCTAAATCaacatttgtaaaaataaaaaaggcaTTATTTTAAAGCACTTCCTTTAGGGAAACTTGGTCTCAACCAACTAAGAGACCAAGTTTCAGCCAAGCAGTAGACATGGATGAGGCTCAACAAATTTGTCCTTAAAAATCTAAATAAGCCATCTATTTGCAGAATCATCAACTCTTTATTGTTATAAATCTGATGTGCTATTCATATCATCCTTCTGTCATTGTATTTCAGGAAAGCAGACAAAGCGTTACAAAACATTCTAATTCCAACCTGGTACTAGACCTACattcaggtccataattattggtacccttgataaagatgagcaaaaatactgtataaaataaatacaaatactgagctgttTTGTACACTCCAAAAAACTGGGGAattctattattttatactaatacaattgctcagagaacgAGATTTTGctaaaacaataaaaataaaaacatttaaaaaaaagaggggtcaaaattattggcacccctgttttcaatagtcCTAGCACCATCCCCTTaacaaggatctggaaagattctgtatggatgAACGGTCCAAGATCCCTCCCACTGTGTTCTCTAATCTTTTTCTTTAAAGGCTCAGTGTCGTTATCCTCACAAAGGTACGGTCGGTGCTGGAGtactgaaaacaggggtgccaataactTTGACACCTATCTTTTTGAGAATTGTCTTATTACTTTTGAAACTAAACCTCTTTCTCTGGGCAATTGTGTTAATATACAATAAATCACATTTTCAACATAAAATTGCATGCAATATAGCGCAGTATTTGTATcatttattttagtatttttgcctcatctttatcaagggttccAATAATAATATTACTAACTGAATAATCGCTAAAACGAAAATTAAACAAGAAACCAAATTAGAAGTAGAAGGAAAGTTAAAAAACGATATTCCTTCATCAATGACATTCTATAACAGTGCTTTAGTGTCCTGACAAATAAATGGAACGAATGGAAACACAAATAGGAATTCATGTAAACAAATCCAATGCTAAAACTGTGCATTTAAAACGTAACCTCAAAATGAAGAAaacataacagtagagtataggAGGTGATTCAGACTTCAATAGTGATGATTTGAGACTACAATTATGGTTTGAGTTAACAGTTTATTTTAATATTAATGATGGTTTTGGCAAAAGGCACAGTACATCATATAGTTTAACTCTACCAAGTGTCATTTAGCACGTCTGGCAAGGGGGCTCATTTCCATGCATTGGCAACTGTGGATGATGGCCATTTGAAAATACATaaaacaacataaaaaaaaataattaaaaaatgcATAACACTTCCTAcataatttgaaaaaaaaaatacatgaaaaCCTGTTGTTCCGAGTACAACAGGAATGGTCTCAACATTTGCCACGGGTATTGTACATGCTAGAGAGCATAACACAATAGCACTGCAAATATGCAATACATGTCTGTAGATAGTATTTC
This genomic stretch from Oncorhynchus clarkii lewisi isolate Uvic-CL-2024 chromosome 13, UVic_Ocla_1.0, whole genome shotgun sequence harbors:
- the LOC139423848 gene encoding coiled-coil domain-containing protein 40 encodes the protein MEGGGSEGGGEEERKGTPPQEEGKYVEQPGGAGEAAEDSGVTVLPGQEGGSAEQSDREQAEARAGYPVSQSGNSGTGAAFNPASNSDNGRMPLPPHPSLHLSVPISDSDADGLRRAADEGDEEDELIVLDPEHPLMRRFQTALRNHLHKQLERLNMELREKMAIERSESDHREELGVELYGVQQELARLQACLEGRHETNAQVAAQRRQAQDQLEGVRSQYRTTAIQAGKQRSHVSQLQSEVENLALRLFYMQEVNADLRSDITAMKNASRKAYSEKTQAEEQKHKQDLYVERLTKHMERLTEQIALYKVQTIAQSEETQAAKEALSEAQMEMDSLGMERKQLLQQWNSSLVGMRRRDDAYTAMLEAVRAATHQVRSLDTEIEGFKKSITQEGERNELLTVLLNRTQLDSATSRKLISHSHSQQEALQVQYSIYMRTLQETEQTLQRVNTECGVRQVEVSSLRKQTEKEWVRRIELEDRIMSKMQEHLTHDKATKYSRRLTDKMAAHKREKETQLSRLENEMAAVTLESSDLTLRLEGLARTLASLETEMSRRNELLGASEARITKRVTVIERKQATINVYNKKIEQLVASTGHEDLGPLEIQASTLTKQLEGVGGEIKEQQQLWLRQQGELVRLTQEKQARSAALLTLQTQFTILQQRKVRTESEIQQEQREQAELERHMKELMADMLKLNSLLSENRHLHQVLEQGNVVMETDFLHRLKEAERNSIETQMKLERIQEEKDRLFNSLVESERQIMLWEKKTQLVRETRSAVDSEVGQGDIRTMRAEIHRMEVRYGQLMKQQERLLREMEGVVARRETIVMRSEAQARTDRKQPTHTDFHGILQGLRRKILDTQKQAEECDGVLRELQQGQASLSCSLRDKQLQLGELHSARTVLTSDFQCLQDTKERNLARLVSLQGHAKQLQAVREGRYSALSTSEALEPALQRQEERLHAVTTILHRVQQEFPQHQGALRRLSLALAARLQTPMGEETH